From the Lolium rigidum isolate FL_2022 chromosome 2, APGP_CSIRO_Lrig_0.1, whole genome shotgun sequence genome, one window contains:
- the LOC124687379 gene encoding transcription repressor OFP8-like, with amino-acid sequence MLSPGISVKRRHGGVGFAIGCGCKDAKSVSVSASPSPSGAGTSTTTETRRGGGRSTNPSASTTTDTLTSASSSSFVWEDAVAEFGCIDDGGPFKMDSSAAATQSFSGLLRELSELEQSVASWGRKSHSGIDKKPSTPPREARKVTTKSGGDSTKGAKAYHRAGDVVQVAGLDGRVEVGLDGSVAVVKQSEDPLGDFRQSMVQMIVEHGMVAGEELREMLRRFLNLNAPHHHDVILRAFAEIWDAVFAASVDDPVVLSTATATVPTRREPSPARPPVPRTPPRHHHSPSAWRV; translated from the exons ATGTTGAGCCCTGGCATttcggtcaagaggcgccacggcggCGTGGGGTTCGCGATTGGCTGCGGCTGCAAGGACGCCAAGAGCGTGTCCGtttccgcctcgccgtcgccgtccggcGCTGGTACGTCGACGACGACCGAGACGCGGCGCGGGGGCGGGAGGTCGACGAACCCGTCGGCGTCGACCACGACGGACACGCTGACCTCCGCTTCGTCGTCGTCCTTCGTCTGGGAGGACGCCGTGGCAGAGTTCGGTTGCATCGACGACGGCGGCCCCTTCAAGATGGACAGCTCGGCAGCAGCCACGCAGAGCTTCTCCGGCCTGCTCCGCGAGCTCAGCGAGCTGGAGCAGAGCGTCGCGTCGTGGGGCCGGAAGAGCCACAGCG GCATCGACAAGAAACCCTCCACGCCGCCGCGGGAGGCCAGGAAGGTGACCACGAAGAGCGGCGGCGACTCGACGAAGGGCGCTAAAGCCTACCACCGCGCCGGTGACGTCGTCCAGGTGGCGGGGCTCGACGGCCGCGTGGAGGTGGGGCTGGACGGCAGCGTGGCGGTGGTGAAGCAGTCGGAGGACCCGCTGGGCGACTTTCGGCAGTCGATGGTGCAGATGATCGTGGAGCACGGGATGGTGGCCGGCGAGGAGCTGCGGGAGATGCTCCGGCGCTTCCTCAACCTCAACGCGCCGCACCACCACGACGTCATCCTCCGCGCCTTCGCGGAGATCTGGGACGCCGTGTTCGCCGCCTCCGTCGACGACCCAGTCGTCCTCTCCACCGCAACCGCCACCGTCCCGACCCGCCGCGAGCCGTCTCCTGCAAGGCCGCCCGTGCCGAGGACCCCTCCGCGCCACCACCACTCGCCATCGGCATGGCGCGTGTAA